Proteins found in one Nocardia brasiliensis ATCC 700358 genomic segment:
- a CDS encoding ArsR/SmtB family transcription factor: MSSRGAELAGLAALLADRTRADMCLALVDGRAWTAGELARHTGVAASTATEHLNRLLDGGLLVERRQGRHRYVQLAGPQVAELLETMVTQLEPSRPAVTNLRTATVATALARGRTCYDHLAGRLGVAITDAMTERGLLDQDTGFALTEAGLSWLTGPLGIAPAALRGTRRPLARPCLDWTERRTHLGGIAGAQICHRLLERDWITRVGTGRAVRVTADGETALHTLLAIDPSALRP, from the coding sequence GTGTCATCCCGAGGAGCCGAACTGGCCGGTCTCGCCGCCTTGCTCGCCGACCGCACCCGCGCCGATATGTGCCTGGCGCTGGTCGACGGCCGGGCGTGGACCGCGGGCGAGCTCGCCCGGCACACGGGGGTGGCCGCGTCGACCGCGACCGAACATTTGAACCGGTTGCTCGACGGCGGGCTGCTGGTCGAACGGCGCCAGGGCAGGCACCGCTACGTGCAGTTGGCGGGGCCGCAGGTCGCCGAGCTGCTGGAAACGATGGTCACCCAGCTCGAACCGTCGCGCCCGGCCGTGACGAATCTGCGAACCGCCACTGTCGCAACGGCGTTGGCGCGGGGCCGGACCTGCTACGACCATCTGGCCGGACGCCTCGGGGTCGCGATCACCGACGCGATGACCGAGCGCGGTCTGCTCGACCAGGACACCGGCTTCGCCCTCACCGAAGCCGGCCTGTCCTGGCTCACCGGACCCCTGGGCATCGCGCCCGCCGCCTTGCGCGGGACGCGCCGCCCGCTCGCCCGGCCCTGTCTCGACTGGACCGAACGACGCACCCATCTCGGTGGTATCGCGGGCGCGCAGATCTGTCATCGCCTCCTCGAACGCGACTGGATCACCCGCGTCGGCACCGGCCGCGCCGTCCGCGTCACCGCCGACGGCGAAACCGCCTTGCACACACTGCTGGCGATCGATCCGTCCGCGTTGCGGCCGTGA
- a CDS encoding class I SAM-dependent methyltransferase has protein sequence MSAQRGRAWSARSALAREEERMESAPSRTAMFAAVSRGLFRLETASPWVLDDALALVLVGPVWQQLRDQFDPLFPDPVRRESRAAVCTRSRYAEDRLAASAFTQYVILGAGLDSFAWRRPDLLGSLTVFEVDHPASQAWKLERVRELGLPLSDSQVFVPADFEAGPVQDALGRAGFDWAQPAMFCWTGVAPYLTAPAIESGLRTIAAAAPGSEVVFSYRAEDSALDDVGTEFARIYTPIAASVGEPLQPGWPVSEIERLISRCGLKVVDHPAHADLQQRYFAGRTDGVRPYTFETLVAAQVT, from the coding sequence ATGAGTGCGCAACGTGGGCGCGCGTGGTCGGCGCGCTCGGCCCTGGCCCGCGAGGAGGAACGCATGGAGAGCGCGCCGAGCAGGACGGCGATGTTTGCGGCCGTGTCGCGTGGATTGTTTCGGCTGGAGACGGCGTCGCCGTGGGTGCTGGACGATGCGCTGGCCCTGGTGCTTGTGGGCCCGGTATGGCAGCAGCTGCGAGACCAGTTCGATCCGCTGTTCCCCGACCCGGTGCGTCGCGAATCCCGGGCGGCTGTGTGCACCCGCAGCCGATACGCCGAGGACCGGCTGGCCGCCAGCGCCTTCACCCAGTACGTGATTCTCGGTGCGGGGCTCGACTCGTTCGCGTGGCGGCGGCCGGATCTGCTCGGCTCGCTGACGGTGTTCGAGGTGGATCACCCTGCCTCCCAGGCATGGAAGCTCGAGCGGGTCAGGGAACTCGGCCTGCCGCTCAGCGACTCGCAGGTATTCGTGCCGGCGGATTTCGAGGCCGGACCGGTTCAGGATGCGCTGGGCCGGGCCGGGTTCGACTGGGCACAGCCGGCGATGTTCTGCTGGACGGGCGTCGCCCCCTACCTGACGGCACCGGCGATCGAGTCGGGGTTGCGCACGATCGCGGCGGCTGCTCCCGGGTCCGAGGTGGTGTTCTCCTACCGAGCCGAGGACTCCGCACTCGACGACGTGGGGACGGAATTCGCCCGTATCTACACGCCGATCGCGGCTTCTGTCGGCGAGCCGCTGCAGCCCGGCTGGCCGGTATCCGAGATCGAGAGGCTGATCAGCCGGTGCGGACTGAAAGTCGTGGACCATCCCGCACATGCCGACCTCCAGCAGCGGTACTTCGCCGGCCGTACCGATGGTGTGCGGCCCTATACCTTCGAGACACTCGTGGCCGCACAGGTCACCTGA
- a CDS encoding lipase family protein, giving the protein MSSNAQRRVYWFGVAAVAVMATLAGPVVFSPNTAAAAPPLPQADEFYQPPAGFESAAQGVILRSRPVQSVVPLPAQAWQLLYRTTDVFEQPDVTVTTVFLPNNVRGDRPLVSLQMFEDASGPQCVPSYGLQAGAQSSTETMGQLMDLQTALQNGWVVSVPDFGGRFGHFPVAREPGYMTLDGIRAATQFAPLGLGPETRVGLYGYSGGGFATGWTAELQPSYAPELNITGAAYGGPGPDINAALFTTNGGPFSAIVGSGLSSYYATYPEVKAAMRPHLTSEGAAVMDQIQTQCLSTTLAQQFLGDWKRYFDIPLDQVLALPPLADVINQARLGTHAPAAPLYVFQAVQDEVIPVGPTDRMVEDLCARGARVTYVREQLAEHLSTIFSASPAAFSWLRERVDTDTPVPAGCSTTTVLSQFITPK; this is encoded by the coding sequence ATGTCCAGTAATGCCCAGCGACGTGTCTACTGGTTCGGCGTCGCCGCAGTGGCCGTCATGGCGACGTTGGCCGGGCCGGTGGTTTTTTCCCCGAATACGGCGGCTGCGGCACCACCTTTGCCGCAGGCGGATGAGTTCTACCAGCCACCAGCCGGTTTCGAGTCCGCGGCGCAGGGCGTGATTCTGCGATCCCGGCCTGTCCAGTCGGTGGTGCCGTTGCCGGCCCAAGCTTGGCAATTGCTCTATCGCACCACCGACGTGTTCGAGCAGCCGGATGTCACCGTCACCACGGTGTTCCTGCCCAACAATGTCCGAGGGGACCGACCGTTGGTGTCGCTTCAAATGTTCGAGGACGCCTCCGGTCCGCAATGTGTCCCGTCCTATGGGCTGCAGGCCGGTGCCCAATCCTCCACAGAGACCATGGGGCAGTTGATGGACCTGCAAACTGCGCTGCAGAACGGCTGGGTGGTGTCGGTGCCTGATTTCGGCGGGCGATTCGGCCACTTCCCGGTTGCGCGAGAGCCCGGCTACATGACCCTGGATGGCATTCGCGCGGCCACCCAGTTCGCTCCGCTCGGTCTCGGCCCCGAGACCCGCGTCGGTCTGTACGGATACTCAGGTGGCGGGTTCGCGACGGGGTGGACGGCTGAGCTGCAACCCAGTTACGCACCCGAGCTCAATATAACCGGCGCGGCGTACGGCGGCCCCGGGCCTGACATCAATGCAGCATTGTTCACCACGAACGGTGGACCCTTCTCGGCCATAGTCGGTAGCGGCCTGTCCTCCTACTACGCCACCTATCCCGAGGTCAAAGCGGCGATGCGACCGCACCTGACATCTGAGGGCGCGGCTGTGATGGATCAGATCCAGACGCAATGCTTGTCCACCACTCTCGCCCAGCAGTTCCTCGGCGACTGGAAACGGTATTTCGACATTCCGCTGGACCAGGTCCTGGCGTTGCCGCCGCTCGCGGACGTTATCAACCAGGCCAGACTGGGTACCCACGCACCAGCTGCGCCGCTTTATGTCTTTCAAGCTGTGCAGGACGAAGTGATTCCAGTGGGCCCGACCGACCGAATGGTCGAAGACCTCTGTGCTCGTGGGGCTCGGGTCACCTATGTACGTGAGCAGCTGGCCGAGCACTTGAGCACGATTTTCTCGGCCTCCCCTGCCGCGTTCTCTTGGCTGAGGGAACGCGTCGACACCGATACTCCGGTGCCGGCTGGATGCAGCACCACCACCGTGCTGTCACAATTCATCACCCCGAAGTAG
- a CDS encoding lipase family protein: MDSAVSTCGATYSVVKRGRLRTVLIAVSLVLCFAGYPIAVGSADPRPTPQNDPFYTPPSGWSSNPPGTILNSRSVEVASLGPQAQDADAWQLLYRTTDSVGRPTVTVTTVLRPRTGPVKGLISYQAAEDASAPQCAPSFALRQGAPDKYDSALDLIQVDQMLSSGHAISVPDWEGLLGAMFSPKQPGYAVLDGVRAAEGFTPLGLSGVDTPVAVAGYSGGTIGSSWAAQVQPAYAPEIRLVGVAMGGWTLPIAPYLESLDSGPFSGFLPSLLPGMMRADPALAAAFNKYLTPAGHALMAAGDSKCVAPNIAQHAFLRMDDYLTIPFSQLLEQVQASFVNVDFGDVVPTAPLFFYNAVHDEILDIALADEAVAQWCAAGAQITYTRDQLSEHVSLAITATPAVLRWIDDRLAGEPAPSGCSTRTVPSMAIGGA, encoded by the coding sequence GTGGACAGTGCCGTATCAACCTGTGGTGCAACGTATTCAGTGGTAAAGCGCGGTCGGTTACGTACGGTTCTGATCGCAGTCTCGCTCGTGCTGTGCTTTGCCGGTTATCCCATCGCGGTCGGTAGCGCGGATCCGCGGCCGACTCCGCAGAACGACCCGTTCTATACTCCGCCATCGGGCTGGAGTTCGAATCCGCCAGGCACCATTTTGAATTCGCGCTCCGTCGAGGTGGCCTCGCTGGGACCACAGGCGCAGGACGCTGATGCGTGGCAGTTGCTGTATCGAACGACCGATTCCGTTGGCCGACCCACAGTGACCGTGACGACGGTGCTGCGCCCACGAACCGGGCCGGTCAAAGGGCTGATCAGCTACCAGGCTGCCGAAGATGCCTCGGCCCCGCAGTGTGCCCCCTCGTTCGCGCTGCGGCAAGGAGCGCCCGACAAGTACGACTCCGCTCTGGATCTCATACAGGTCGACCAAATGTTGTCGTCCGGTCATGCGATTTCCGTGCCGGACTGGGAGGGGCTACTGGGGGCGATGTTCTCCCCGAAACAGCCGGGTTACGCCGTACTCGACGGTGTGCGGGCCGCCGAGGGATTCACGCCGCTCGGCTTGTCCGGCGTCGACACCCCAGTTGCTGTGGCGGGCTATTCCGGTGGGACGATCGGTAGTAGTTGGGCCGCGCAGGTCCAACCCGCCTACGCTCCCGAAATTCGATTGGTCGGTGTTGCGATGGGTGGTTGGACACTACCCATCGCCCCCTACCTGGAGTCGCTCGATTCCGGTCCGTTCTCCGGTTTCCTGCCGTCGCTCCTGCCGGGCATGATGCGCGCCGATCCCGCTCTGGCAGCGGCTTTCAACAAATATCTGACTCCTGCCGGGCACGCTCTGATGGCGGCGGGTGACAGCAAATGTGTGGCTCCGAATATCGCTCAGCATGCGTTCCTACGTATGGACGACTACCTGACGATCCCTTTTTCGCAGCTGCTCGAGCAGGTACAGGCGTCGTTCGTCAACGTGGACTTCGGCGACGTGGTCCCTACCGCGCCACTGTTCTTCTACAACGCCGTCCACGACGAGATCCTCGACATCGCGTTGGCCGACGAGGCGGTGGCACAGTGGTGCGCGGCGGGCGCGCAGATCACCTATACGCGCGACCAATTGAGCGAGCATGTCAGTCTCGCGATCACTGCTACACCCGCGGTCCTGCGCTGGATCGATGACCGCCTAGCGGGGGAGCCCGCGCCGAGTGGTTGCTCGACGCGCACGGTCCCGTCGATGGCGATCGGTGGTGCGTAG
- a CDS encoding DoxX family protein produces the protein MHIAALILSVLLAVAMLQSGVMKFVRPAWIRRFAEAVHLTTSQLTVLGSLQIAATIGLVGGIWFPPFAIAAAIGLVLYFTGAILTHIRTGDRNMTGAMVFLAFSIATSVVLVLDVRLA, from the coding sequence ATGCACATTGCAGCCCTGATCCTGTCCGTCCTGCTCGCCGTGGCGATGCTCCAGTCCGGAGTGATGAAGTTCGTCCGCCCCGCGTGGATACGCCGATTCGCCGAAGCAGTTCACCTCACCACCTCCCAGCTCACCGTCCTCGGGAGCCTGCAGATCGCCGCGACGATCGGCCTCGTCGGAGGCATCTGGTTCCCGCCCTTCGCGATCGCCGCCGCGATCGGGTTGGTGCTCTATTTCACTGGCGCGATCCTCACCCACATCCGCACCGGCGACCGGAACATGACGGGCGCCATGGTCTTCCTCGCTTTCTCGATCGCGACATCAGTCGTGCTCGTACTCGACGTCCGCCTCGCCTGA
- a CDS encoding winged helix-turn-helix transcriptional regulator — protein sequence MFMTDCPARTAMEVIANKWSVVTLYALADGPKRHSELVALSGGISHKVLAQTLRRLQGNGLVARRRYAEAPPRVEYSLTPLGETLQEPIAMLTRWAQVHGAELVDFQESTAANRTDAPIG from the coding sequence ATGTTCATGACCGACTGTCCCGCGCGCACGGCGATGGAGGTCATCGCGAACAAGTGGTCGGTAGTTACCCTGTACGCGCTGGCAGACGGCCCCAAGCGGCACAGTGAACTCGTCGCCTTGTCCGGCGGTATCTCTCACAAGGTGCTGGCTCAGACCCTGCGCCGCCTGCAGGGCAACGGCCTGGTCGCGCGGCGGCGCTACGCCGAAGCGCCGCCGCGGGTGGAATACAGCCTGACCCCGCTCGGCGAGACGCTCCAAGAGCCGATAGCGATGCTGACGCGGTGGGCGCAGGTGCACGGCGCAGAGCTCGTCGACTTCCAGGAGTCAACAGCCGCGAACCGGACCGATGCACCGATCGGGTGA
- a CDS encoding TetR/AcrR family transcriptional regulator — protein sequence MPRPREFDEDRVVLAIRDEFWDKGYAATSMDDLLRVSGLGKGSLYGAFGDKRSLFLRVLRAYDDANLLMLRERLAAAARGIDLVREFVLGSTGDPTGATARRGCLLANSNAELATSTPDVAAEARRSYDAIATILAAALERAQREGDLDPAIDPAETARAVLVAQLGVIALGRTGMDIDMLTTVARSTLARLLPTPSR from the coding sequence ATGCCCCGCCCTCGTGAGTTCGACGAAGATCGCGTGGTCCTCGCCATTCGCGACGAGTTCTGGGACAAGGGCTACGCGGCGACGTCGATGGACGACCTGCTGCGCGTGAGCGGGTTGGGCAAGGGCAGTCTTTACGGGGCGTTCGGGGACAAACGCAGCCTGTTCCTGCGCGTGTTGCGCGCCTACGACGACGCGAACCTGCTCATGCTGCGTGAGCGTCTGGCCGCCGCGGCGCGAGGGATCGACCTGGTCCGCGAGTTCGTGCTCGGCTCGACCGGTGACCCGACCGGGGCAACGGCGCGCCGGGGTTGTTTGCTGGCCAACAGCAACGCCGAGCTCGCCACCAGCACGCCGGACGTGGCCGCGGAGGCCCGCCGCAGCTACGACGCGATCGCCACCATCCTCGCCGCCGCGCTGGAACGCGCTCAGCGCGAAGGCGACCTCGACCCCGCCATCGACCCTGCCGAGACCGCCCGCGCGGTCCTCGTCGCCCAACTCGGCGTCATCGCGCTCGGGCGCACCGGCATGGACATCGACATGCTCACCACGGTGGCCCGGTCCACCCTGGCGCGGTTGCTACCCACTCCGTCGCGGTAG
- a CDS encoding SDR family NAD(P)-dependent oxidoreductase, with protein MAVLADKVAVVTGASSGIGFATARAFRDEGAKVFITGRRKDALEAAVGELGPCVTGVVCDASVPAELDAFYGTVHDQAGRIDVLVANAGVGTAAPFGEVTEDLIDSVFATNVKGTIFTLQQALPFLSTNASVILTGSTAATRPNQGLEIYAASKAAVRTLARGWALSARTHGFRVNVVSPGGTRTPGLLELITPEMLEQAEGAVPLGRLAEPEEVAAVTTFLASDASRYVNGAEFFADGGYAQV; from the coding sequence ATGGCCGTCTTGGCAGACAAGGTCGCTGTGGTCACCGGGGCCAGCAGCGGCATCGGGTTCGCGACAGCACGCGCGTTCCGCGACGAAGGCGCCAAGGTGTTCATCACCGGCCGCCGCAAGGACGCGCTCGAGGCCGCGGTCGGCGAGCTCGGGCCCTGCGTGACCGGCGTGGTCTGCGATGCTTCGGTACCCGCGGAACTCGACGCGTTCTACGGGACCGTGCACGACCAGGCCGGGCGCATCGACGTGCTGGTCGCCAACGCCGGCGTCGGCACCGCGGCTCCGTTCGGCGAGGTGACCGAGGATCTGATCGACTCCGTATTCGCCACCAACGTCAAGGGCACGATCTTCACCCTGCAGCAAGCGCTGCCATTCCTCAGCACGAACGCCTCGGTGATCCTGACGGGTTCGACCGCCGCGACACGACCCAACCAGGGGCTCGAAATCTACGCGGCGTCGAAGGCCGCGGTCCGCACCCTCGCCCGCGGGTGGGCGCTTAGCGCGCGCACGCACGGGTTCCGGGTCAACGTCGTGTCCCCGGGCGGTACACGCACCCCCGGTCTGCTCGAGCTGATCACGCCCGAGATGCTCGAGCAGGCCGAAGGTGCCGTCCCCCTCGGTCGGCTCGCCGAGCCGGAGGAGGTCGCCGCGGTCACGACGTTCCTCGCCTCGGACGCGTCGAGGTACGTCAACGGTGCCGAGTTCTTCGCCGACGGCGGGTACGCGCAGGTGTGA
- a CDS encoding TetR/AcrR family transcriptional regulator: MGGKGAAVRGVGAAHDERRQSILEAVFAIVDTDGVEGMSIRNVAQQAGVSIGRVQHYFPAKEDLLAAAFTSIAEVGGKRVQEQVAAAGAGDPVATLRAILAETIPRTAADHRRFRIMQAFETHALPRPSLAAQVTQGYDGLIDLIALLLSRTAATGLDFAEAARELLALSTGLAGLTLTGNITPEQAQHIVFARLDAFVSGCRGSG, from the coding sequence GTGGGCGGCAAGGGCGCAGCGGTGCGCGGTGTGGGCGCCGCGCACGACGAGCGACGGCAGTCGATTCTGGAGGCGGTGTTCGCGATCGTGGACACCGACGGGGTCGAAGGAATGAGCATCCGTAACGTCGCCCAGCAGGCCGGCGTCTCCATCGGCCGAGTCCAGCATTACTTTCCCGCAAAGGAAGATCTGTTGGCGGCGGCATTCACCAGCATCGCCGAGGTCGGCGGTAAGCGAGTTCAGGAGCAGGTCGCAGCTGCGGGCGCCGGTGACCCGGTCGCGACGCTCCGCGCGATACTTGCCGAGACCATTCCGCGCACCGCCGCCGACCACCGCCGGTTCCGCATCATGCAGGCATTCGAGACGCACGCGTTGCCGCGCCCGAGTCTCGCCGCGCAGGTAACCCAGGGCTACGACGGGCTGATCGACCTGATCGCACTTCTTCTGAGCCGCACGGCCGCAACCGGTCTCGACTTCGCCGAGGCTGCACGCGAACTCCTCGCGCTGTCCACGGGCCTTGCCGGACTGACCCTGACCGGCAACATCACTCCGGAGCAAGCCCAGCACATAGTTTTCGCTCGGCTGGACGCCTTCGTGAGCGGATGTCGAGGATCCGGCTGA
- a CDS encoding DoxX family protein — protein sequence MNIALWIVTGLLAVVALVSGNIKAFTPKAKLAQAPGGRWTETASAGVVKTMGAVEVLAAVGLILPAVLGIAPTVVPVTAVCWSLLMVGAMIVHVRDGEYKVITANVVYLAMAAFVVWGRLVLEPFAG from the coding sequence ATGAACATCGCGTTGTGGATCGTCACCGGACTGCTGGCCGTCGTCGCGCTCGTCAGCGGCAACATCAAAGCGTTCACCCCGAAGGCGAAACTGGCTCAGGCGCCGGGCGGGCGGTGGACGGAGACCGCCAGTGCCGGGGTCGTCAAAACCATGGGCGCGGTGGAGGTGCTGGCCGCGGTCGGCTTGATTCTGCCCGCTGTGCTCGGCATCGCGCCGACAGTGGTTCCGGTCACCGCGGTGTGCTGGTCGTTGCTGATGGTGGGCGCGATGATCGTCCACGTCCGGGACGGGGAATACAAGGTGATCACGGCGAACGTGGTTTATCTGGCTATGGCGGCGTTCGTGGTGTGGGGCCGGCTCGTGCTCGAACCCTTCGCCGGCTGA
- a CDS encoding RNA polymerase sigma-70 factor, translating to MRSTVNSATTNPATDTFVGYRNLLFTVAYEMLGSAADAEDVLQETWLRWVQVDVDQVHDHRAYLVRITTRQALNRLRTLKRRKESYVGPWLPEPLLTTPDVAEGIELAETMSMALMLVLETLSPTERAVFVLREVFDVSYEEIAAAVDKTPTTVRQIARRARQHVEARRPRSVTSPDQARAALESFQRALETGDPQGLLNVLAPDVVLLTDGGGIKTAARVPIIGIEQVLRNLLVGFGKISATLTTEPAVVNGNPALIVRWDNEIGIMTFRMENGRITGLYFVRNPEKLTHIDAPTTLSVR from the coding sequence ATGAGGAGCACGGTGAACAGCGCAACGACCAACCCAGCGACCGACACGTTCGTCGGCTACCGCAATCTGCTGTTCACCGTCGCCTACGAGATGCTCGGCTCGGCCGCCGATGCCGAAGACGTACTGCAGGAGACCTGGCTGCGGTGGGTGCAGGTCGATGTGGACCAAGTGCACGATCATCGCGCCTACCTGGTCCGGATCACCACCCGCCAGGCACTCAACCGGCTTCGAACCCTCAAACGCCGCAAGGAGTCCTACGTCGGCCCCTGGCTACCGGAACCGCTGCTCACGACACCGGATGTGGCCGAGGGCATCGAGCTCGCCGAAACCATGTCGATGGCGCTGATGCTCGTACTGGAGACACTCTCACCGACCGAGCGTGCGGTATTCGTGCTCCGCGAGGTCTTCGACGTCAGCTACGAAGAGATCGCCGCCGCTGTCGACAAAACGCCGACGACCGTTCGTCAGATCGCCCGCCGCGCACGTCAACATGTCGAAGCCCGCCGTCCACGCTCGGTGACGTCCCCTGACCAGGCGCGGGCGGCGCTGGAGTCGTTTCAACGAGCGCTGGAAACCGGTGACCCACAAGGACTTCTCAACGTGCTGGCCCCGGATGTCGTGCTGCTCACCGACGGCGGCGGCATCAAGACCGCCGCACGGGTACCGATCATCGGCATCGAACAAGTGCTGCGGAACCTGCTGGTGGGCTTCGGCAAGATCAGCGCCACCCTCACCACCGAACCCGCCGTGGTCAACGGCAATCCCGCACTCATCGTCCGCTGGGACAACGAAATCGGCATCATGACCTTCCGAATGGAGAACGGTCGCATCACCGGGCTCTACTTCGTCCGTAACCCGGAGAAGCTGACCCACATCGACGCACCCACGACACTCAGCGTGCGGTGA
- a CDS encoding NAD(P)-dependent alcohol dehydrogenase: protein MRAVVYDRYGGPEVLSIADIPTPAPTPKQVLVQVHATSINLSDWETLRGTPLYSRIGGLRTPRRPVLGSDIAGRVEAVGSEVTLFAPGDEVYGDNLMLKGGFAEYAVAPESALAHKPASLSFAEASTLPQAGAIALQGTADIAAGMSVLINGAGGGSGAFAIQLAKNAGAHVTAVDNSDKLAFMRTLGADEVIDYRVENFTRTGPYERVLDLVAYRSIFAYHRSVARGGRYRCVGGTTSALLRMTTVGVLAGLVTGRSLGVLAVKEGPAHFTPLAEACVAGRIGIHVDHTFALDEAAKALSYVGTGRALGKVVVKIR, encoded by the coding sequence ATGAGGGCCGTCGTGTACGACCGCTACGGCGGCCCCGAGGTGCTGTCGATCGCGGATATCCCGACGCCGGCGCCGACGCCGAAACAGGTGCTGGTCCAGGTGCATGCGACGTCGATCAACCTCTCCGACTGGGAGACACTGCGGGGGACGCCGCTGTATTCACGCATCGGCGGGCTCCGGACTCCCCGTCGCCCGGTTCTTGGATCCGATATCGCCGGACGGGTCGAAGCCGTCGGCTCCGAGGTCACCCTGTTCGCACCCGGTGACGAGGTCTACGGCGACAATCTGATGCTCAAGGGCGGATTCGCTGAATATGCCGTGGCTCCTGAATCAGCGCTGGCCCATAAACCGGCGTCGCTGAGCTTCGCCGAAGCTTCGACCCTGCCCCAAGCCGGGGCGATCGCCTTACAGGGCACGGCCGATATCGCTGCCGGAATGTCGGTGTTGATCAACGGAGCGGGAGGCGGGTCCGGAGCGTTCGCGATCCAGTTGGCCAAGAACGCCGGCGCGCACGTGACCGCGGTCGACAACTCCGACAAGCTGGCGTTCATGCGCACGCTCGGCGCCGACGAGGTTATCGACTATCGCGTCGAGAACTTCACCAGAACCGGACCATACGAGCGAGTGCTCGACCTCGTCGCTTACCGGTCGATCTTCGCCTATCACAGGTCGGTCGCCCGCGGTGGCCGGTACCGCTGCGTCGGCGGCACCACTAGCGCGTTGCTGCGGATGACGACGGTCGGCGTACTCGCCGGCTTGGTGACCGGGCGTTCTCTCGGAGTCCTTGCGGTGAAGGAAGGGCCCGCGCATTTCACACCACTCGCGGAGGCGTGTGTCGCAGGCCGGATCGGAATCCATGTCGACCACACGTTCGCACTCGACGAGGCCGCGAAAGCGCTGTCCTACGTCGGTACCGGACGCGCGCTCGGCAAGGTGGTAGTCAAGATCCGCTGA